In the genome of Cryptomeria japonica chromosome 8, Sugi_1.0, whole genome shotgun sequence, one region contains:
- the LOC131071773 gene encoding early light-induced protein 2, chloroplastic — translation MAAMASMMMKAPSALNCGAVKRNSVGNISRLPHSSLKIKCMAKDPQETSPTEGVSSSTSTKMSTRFGDLFAFSGPAPEIINGRAAMLGFVSAIAVEVASGRDLFSQVNNGGLSWFLITAGLLTTASVVPLFKGISTESKSQPFFSSTAEMWNGRFAMLGLLALAFTEYVKGGPLV, via the exons ATGGCGGCCATggcttcaatgatgatgaaagcaCCCTCAGCCCTTAACTGCGGGGCAGTCAAACGGAATAGTGTGGGTAATATCAGTAGATTGCCTCACAGCAGCCTCAAAATCAAGTGCATGGCAAAG GATCCACAGGAAACGTCCCCTACTGAAGGCGTTTCATCGTCAACATCTACAAAG ATGAGCACGAGGTTTGGCGACCTGTTTGCGTTCTCTGGCCCTGCGCCGGAGATTATCAACGGAAGGGCGGCAATGTTGGGGTTCGTGTCGGCCATTGCAGTGGAGGTGGCCAGCGGTAGAGATTTGTTTTCCCAAGTGAATAATGGAGGACTGTCTTGGTTTCTCATAACTGCAGGATTATTGACGACAGCGTCGGTGGTGCCCTTGTTTAAGGGAATATCGACAGAGAGCAAGTCACAGCCATTTTTTTCATCCACAGCAGAAATGTGGAATGGGCGCTTTGCTATGCTTGGCCTGCTCGCATTGGCCTTCACCGAATACGTTAAGGGTGGACCACTTGTATAA